The following are from one region of the Stanieria cyanosphaera PCC 7437 genome:
- a CDS encoding universal stress protein, with protein MLKKILYADSGADNAQDMLKRLIELPALKDSELSILRVVSSTTKEEEEESTQQAEAKIKELITKLGIRANKVTSIVREGEPKTTVLKVAEETNADLIIMGSRGLGKLQSILSNSVSQYVFQLTDRPMLLVKDDIYVKRIKRVMVALDKSPAAQYALDLALFLLQGYQDAELFLTRVNPDLKADISFSKQEMEENPILAPAVAKAKRMGINYRCLVTGGKPAQQIRNLAEDNNIDLLILGSPERRPSIAKSLPDLDRLLGSSLSDYIRVKAECPVLLARNEEI; from the coding sequence ATGCTTAAAAAGATTTTATATGCTGATTCGGGAGCAGATAATGCCCAAGATATGCTCAAAAGATTAATCGAGCTTCCTGCTTTAAAAGATTCAGAGCTATCTATTCTTCGAGTAGTCTCTTCTACAACTAAAGAAGAAGAAGAAGAAAGCACTCAACAAGCAGAAGCTAAAATCAAAGAGCTAATTACTAAATTAGGTATTCGGGCAAACAAAGTTACCAGCATAGTTAGAGAAGGTGAACCTAAAACAACTGTTCTAAAAGTGGCTGAAGAAACTAATGCCGACTTAATTATTATGGGTTCGCGAGGATTGGGTAAACTACAATCGATCCTTAGTAATTCGGTCAGTCAGTACGTTTTCCAACTAACAGACCGTCCGATGCTGTTGGTTAAAGATGATATTTATGTTAAGCGAATTAAAAGAGTAATGGTTGCATTGGATAAATCTCCTGCTGCTCAATATGCTCTTGATTTAGCTCTTTTTCTGCTCCAGGGTTATCAAGATGCAGAACTGTTTTTAACTCGCGTCAATCCTGACCTGAAAGCGGATATTAGCTTCTCTAAACAAGAAATGGAAGAAAACCCAATTTTAGCTCCTGCTGTTGCTAAAGCTAAAAGAATGGGCATCAATTATCGTTGCCTAGTTACAGGAGGAAAACCCGCCCAACAAATTCGTAATCTTGCTGAAGATAATAATATCGATTTGTTAATACTTGGTTCTCCAGAACGTCGTCCTTCGATCGCGAAGAGTTTACCAGATCTAGACCGATTATTGGGTAGTTCTTTGTCTGATTACATCCGTGTCAAAGCAGAATGTCCTGTACTGCTAGCTAGAAACGAAGAAATCTAA
- the queF gene encoding preQ(1) synthase, translated as MTQSTASNVKYGERQIAEGELITFPNPRIGRTYEVNITLPEFTCKCPFSGYPDFATIYIAYCPNEKVVELKALKLYINSYRDRYISHEEVINQILDDFVAACDPLKLTIKGDFNPRGNVHTVIEVNHCKDGSSENPSQRKS; from the coding sequence ATGACTCAATCAACAGCCTCAAATGTAAAATATGGCGAAAGACAGATTGCCGAAGGAGAACTTATTACCTTTCCAAATCCGAGAATCGGTAGAACTTACGAAGTTAATATTACTTTGCCAGAATTTACTTGCAAATGTCCTTTTTCTGGTTATCCAGACTTTGCAACTATCTATATAGCCTACTGTCCTAATGAAAAAGTAGTTGAATTAAAAGCTCTCAAACTTTATATTAATAGCTATCGCGATCGCTATATTTCCCATGAAGAAGTCATTAATCAAATTTTAGACGACTTTGTGGCTGCTTGTGACCCGCTCAAACTAACCATTAAAGGAGACTTTAATCCCAGAGGTAATGTTCATACCGTGATTGAAGTAAATCACTGCAAAGATGGAAGTAGCGAAAACCCAAGTCAAAGAAAAAGTTAA
- a CDS encoding carotenoid oxygenase family protein — translation MELTNKKSYNNEEWRQGYLSQPNEYEYEITKIDGSIPVELTGTLFRNGPGLLDIGGTPIHHPFDGDGMVCAFYFDNGKAYFRNRFVRTEGYVKEQQAGKILYRGVFGTQKPGGWLNNIFDLKLKNIANTNIIYWGDKLLALWEAAEPHRLNPETLETISIDYLDGVLQPGNAFAAHPWIDPSCQLDNGAPCLVNFAIEPGLSSKITLYEFAPDGKLLRRYSHSTPGFCFIHDFAITPNYCIFFQNPVSFNPLPYLLGLQGAGEGVEFKPSQPTKIILIPRTPPHREVKTFTIEAGFVFHHANAFEVGDKVCIDSVAYEALPQVQRNSDYKTTDFDALAPGQLWRFTIDRSDGNVEKTLVESRCCEFPYVNPNQAGREYRYLWLGAAHHATGNAPLQGILKLDLQTGVKQLHSFAPHGYVSEPIFVPKPNATKEDEGWVMTLVYDGANHYSKLAILDGENLEAGATAILHLQHHIPYGLHGSWCNQYFGK, via the coding sequence ATGGAATTGACTAATAAAAAATCTTACAACAATGAGGAATGGCGACAAGGCTATTTATCTCAACCTAATGAGTACGAATACGAAATTACCAAGATTGACGGAAGTATTCCTGTAGAATTAACTGGAACTCTGTTTCGTAATGGCCCTGGTTTATTAGATATTGGAGGTACACCGATTCATCATCCTTTTGATGGTGATGGTATGGTTTGTGCTTTTTACTTTGACAACGGTAAAGCTTATTTTCGTAACCGTTTTGTTCGCACTGAAGGTTATGTTAAAGAGCAACAAGCAGGAAAAATCCTTTATCGGGGTGTTTTTGGTACGCAAAAACCAGGTGGTTGGCTCAATAATATTTTCGATCTAAAGTTAAAAAATATTGCCAATACTAATATTATTTATTGGGGCGATAAATTATTAGCTTTGTGGGAAGCAGCCGAACCTCATCGTTTAAATCCTGAGACTTTAGAAACGATTAGTATTGATTATCTTGATGGTGTACTGCAACCAGGTAATGCGTTTGCTGCCCATCCCTGGATTGATCCTAGTTGTCAGTTAGATAATGGCGCACCTTGTTTAGTTAATTTTGCTATTGAACCAGGATTATCGAGTAAAATTACTCTCTACGAATTTGCTCCTGATGGTAAGTTGTTGCGTCGTTACAGTCATTCTACTCCTGGTTTTTGTTTTATTCACGATTTTGCAATTACCCCCAATTACTGCATCTTTTTTCAAAATCCTGTTAGTTTTAACCCACTGCCTTACTTATTGGGGTTACAAGGTGCAGGAGAAGGTGTTGAATTTAAACCAAGTCAACCGACTAAAATTATTTTGATTCCTCGCACTCCTCCTCATCGAGAGGTGAAAACTTTTACTATTGAAGCTGGTTTTGTCTTCCATCATGCTAATGCTTTTGAAGTGGGAGATAAAGTTTGTATTGATTCGGTAGCTTATGAAGCCTTACCACAAGTGCAACGAAATTCTGATTATAAAACAACGGATTTTGATGCTTTAGCACCAGGACAGTTATGGCGATTTACAATTGATCGATCTGATGGAAATGTAGAAAAAACTTTAGTTGAAAGTCGTTGTTGTGAATTTCCTTATGTTAATCCCAACCAAGCTGGTAGAGAATATCGCTATCTTTGGTTAGGTGCTGCTCACCATGCTACAGGCAATGCACCTTTGCAAGGGATTTTAAAATTAGATTTGCAGACTGGAGTAAAGCAACTTCACTCTTTCGCTCCTCATGGTTATGTTAGTGAACCTATTTTTGTTCCTAAACCTAATGCAACTAAAGAAGATGAGGGTTGGGTAATGACTCTGGTTTATGATGGAGCGAATCATTATTCTAAGTTAGCGATTCTTGATGGAGAAAATCTTGAAGCTGGCGCAACCGCTATTTTACATCTTCAGCATCATATTCCCTATGGTTTGCATGGCAGTTGGTGCAATCAATATTTTGGAAAATAA
- a CDS encoding tetratricopeptide repeat protein: protein MTQLSLCAIARNEENALPRCLASVKDVVDEMIVLDTGSTDRTVAVAEEWGAKVYHMKWCDDFAVARNEALKYVQGEWVLVLDADETLVPEIVPQLKQLMADPKNLVINLMRQEIGASQSPYSLVSRLFRRHNLIKFTRPYHALIDDSVIEILKQESHWNIVTLNPVAILHYGYQAEAINSLDKYTKARLMMEKFVEVHPYDPYVCSKLGALYIQIGQIKQGIKFLKQGLKSNQAEAPVLYELYYSLGNAYLKQGNFAKAQEQYQKAISQNILPKLKIGGYINLAGLLQNLGKLTTAKQLYEAVLKLDPNLAIAYYNLGMTLKGLKQYPEAIKAYQKAIELEPNNADAYQNLGVVYYQAGYLKESLETFEKAINLHQTKNPNAATKLRQGLKGIGINL from the coding sequence ATGACTCAATTAAGTTTATGTGCGATCGCTCGTAATGAAGAAAATGCTTTACCTCGTTGTTTAGCTAGTGTCAAAGATGTGGTAGATGAAATGATTGTCTTGGATACTGGTTCGACGGATCGCACTGTTGCTGTAGCTGAGGAATGGGGAGCTAAAGTATACCATATGAAATGGTGTGATGATTTTGCTGTTGCTAGAAATGAAGCTTTAAAATACGTTCAAGGAGAATGGGTATTAGTTTTGGATGCGGATGAAACATTAGTACCAGAAATAGTCCCGCAACTAAAGCAATTAATGGCAGATCCGAAGAATTTAGTCATTAATTTAATGCGTCAAGAAATTGGTGCATCTCAATCTCCTTATTCTTTAGTTTCTCGATTATTTCGTCGCCACAACTTAATTAAATTTACTCGTCCTTATCACGCTTTAATTGATGATAGTGTCATCGAAATTTTAAAACAAGAATCACATTGGAATATCGTTACTTTAAATCCAGTCGCAATTCTTCATTATGGTTATCAAGCTGAAGCAATCAACTCGCTAGATAAGTATACTAAAGCCAGATTAATGATGGAAAAGTTTGTCGAAGTTCATCCTTATGACCCTTATGTTTGTAGTAAACTCGGAGCTTTATACATTCAAATAGGTCAAATAAAACAAGGAATAAAATTTCTCAAACAAGGTTTAAAATCTAATCAAGCCGAAGCACCAGTTTTATACGAACTGTATTATAGTCTTGGTAATGCTTATCTTAAACAAGGTAATTTTGCCAAAGCTCAAGAACAATATCAAAAAGCAATTTCTCAAAATATTTTACCCAAATTGAAAATTGGTGGTTATATTAATTTAGCAGGTTTACTACAAAATCTTGGCAAATTAACAACAGCAAAACAACTCTACGAAGCAGTATTAAAACTCGATCCCAATCTCGCGATCGCGTATTATAATTTAGGCATGACTTTAAAAGGATTAAAACAATATCCCGAAGCAATCAAAGCTTATCAAAAAGCAATTGAACTTGAACCTAATAACGCCGATGCATATCAAAATTTGGGAGTAGTTTATTATCAAGCTGGTTATCTGAAAGAAAGTTTAGAAACTTTTGAAAAAGCGATCAATCTTCATCAAACTAAGAACCCCAATGCAGCTACAAAATTACGTCAAGGTTTAAAAGGAATTGGTATTAATCTGTAA
- a CDS encoding folate/biopterin family MFS transporter, with amino-acid sequence MSVTQFELTDVKKILQEKLLFGNEPTPELIAILTVYFVQGILGLARLAISFFLKDDLGLSPAEVAALMGIASLPWIIKPVFGFISDGLPILGYRRRPYLILSGFLGTLSWIGLATVVDSGWSATLAILLTSLSVAISDVIVDSLVVERARAESLGQAGSLQSLSWGCSALGGLITAYLSGWLLQHLSNNTVFEITATFPLIISAVAWLIAEEKIEKDDSQDKSEKPVVISQIEQLGKALKQKAIWLPIAFLFLWQATPTADSAFFFFTTNELGFEPEFLGRVRLVTSFASLLGIFIFQRFLKQVPFRIILGWSTVIAAVLGMTTLLLVTHTNRALGIDDHWFSLGDSLILTVMGQITWMPVLVLSARLCPEGIEATLFALLMSIWNLSGLLSNEIGALLTAWLGITETNFDNLWLLVIITNLSTLLPLPFLGWLPATDPKQITDKSFPPAEAMGHHAAGANLGQPYMPDLVPEFVANTTSEFNPEQ; translated from the coding sequence ATGAGTGTAACTCAGTTTGAATTAACAGATGTCAAAAAAATCTTGCAAGAAAAATTATTGTTTGGCAACGAACCCACTCCTGAATTGATTGCGATCCTAACCGTTTATTTTGTTCAAGGGATACTAGGATTAGCTCGCCTGGCAATCAGTTTTTTTCTCAAAGATGACTTGGGTTTGTCTCCGGCAGAGGTGGCTGCTTTAATGGGAATTGCTTCTCTACCTTGGATCATCAAACCTGTGTTTGGGTTTATTTCTGATGGTTTACCAATCTTGGGTTACCGTCGGCGACCTTATTTAATTTTATCAGGATTTTTAGGAACTTTATCCTGGATCGGGTTGGCTACCGTAGTTGATAGTGGCTGGAGTGCCACTTTAGCTATTCTTTTAACTTCTTTATCCGTTGCCATCAGTGATGTAATTGTTGATTCGTTGGTAGTTGAAAGAGCAAGAGCAGAATCTTTGGGACAAGCAGGTTCGCTACAATCTTTAAGTTGGGGATGTTCTGCTTTAGGTGGTTTGATTACAGCTTATTTAAGTGGTTGGTTATTACAACATTTGAGTAATAATACAGTATTTGAAATTACTGCCACCTTTCCTTTAATCATATCTGCGGTAGCTTGGTTAATTGCAGAAGAAAAGATTGAGAAAGATGATTCTCAAGACAAATCAGAAAAACCAGTCGTTATAAGTCAAATTGAGCAACTAGGAAAAGCATTAAAACAAAAAGCGATTTGGCTACCCATTGCTTTCTTGTTTCTTTGGCAAGCAACTCCAACTGCTGATTCAGCATTTTTCTTTTTTACTACCAATGAATTAGGTTTTGAACCAGAGTTTTTAGGAAGAGTGCGTTTAGTAACTAGCTTTGCTTCTTTACTGGGCATTTTTATTTTTCAACGTTTTCTCAAACAAGTTCCTTTTCGGATCATTCTTGGTTGGAGTACAGTAATTGCTGCTGTATTAGGAATGACTACTTTATTGTTAGTTACCCATACCAATCGCGCTCTTGGTATTGATGATCATTGGTTTAGTTTAGGGGACAGTTTGATTTTAACGGTGATGGGACAAATTACTTGGATGCCAGTTTTAGTATTATCCGCTCGTTTATGTCCTGAAGGAATAGAAGCAACTTTATTTGCTTTGTTGATGTCGATTTGGAATTTATCTGGATTGTTATCTAATGAAATTGGGGCATTATTAACAGCTTGGTTAGGAATTACAGAAACTAATTTCGATAATCTTTGGCTATTGGTAATTATTACTAATCTTTCCACGTTGTTACCTTTACCCTTTTTGGGTTGGCTACCTGCTACAGATCCTAAACAAATAACGGATAAATCTTTTCCTCCAGCAGAAGCAATGGGGCATCATGCTGCTGGTGCAAACTTGGGACAACCATATATGCCTGATTTAGTACCTGAATTTGTGGCAAATACGACTTCAGAGTTTAATCCAGAACAATAA
- the sfsA gene encoding DNA/RNA nuclease SfsA, which yields MSDSQLINSLEKTDYIYQYPLLISGTLIKRYKRFFADIQLNSGEIITAHCPNTGPMTGVCTPGSLVQISTSNNPKRKLPYTWEMIQVNNTWVGINTGLPNKIVKLALHQNLFTELTGRYQTIVSEIIYGQDQKSRIDFLLTGTSEQIPIYLEVKNVTLTQRKIALFPDTVTTRGQKHLRELIALLPTAQPVMLYFINRGDCLSFAPGDNYDFQYGELFRKAVIAGVEMLPYRFEINPQGIRYLGKAQLLNSSPSI from the coding sequence ATGAGCGATTCTCAATTAATAAATAGTTTAGAAAAAACCGATTATATTTATCAATATCCTTTACTAATTTCAGGTACATTAATCAAACGCTACAAACGTTTTTTTGCCGATATTCAACTCAATTCAGGAGAAATAATCACCGCCCATTGTCCAAATACCGGTCCGATGACAGGAGTATGTACACCTGGAAGTTTAGTTCAAATATCAACCAGTAATAATCCTAAAAGAAAATTACCTTATACTTGGGAAATGATTCAAGTAAATAATACTTGGGTAGGAATTAATACTGGCTTACCAAACAAAATAGTAAAACTTGCTCTACACCAAAATCTTTTTACTGAACTAACAGGCAGATATCAAACAATAGTTTCAGAAATTATTTATGGTCAAGATCAAAAAAGTAGGATTGATTTTTTATTAACAGGAACTTCAGAACAAATTCCTATCTATTTAGAAGTCAAAAACGTAACTCTTACTCAAAGAAAAATAGCTTTATTTCCCGATACTGTTACCACTCGCGGACAAAAACACTTGCGAGAATTAATCGCCTTATTACCAACCGCTCAACCTGTCATGTTGTATTTTATTAATCGCGGAGATTGTCTTAGTTTTGCACCTGGAGATAATTACGATTTTCAATATGGAGAATTATTCAGAAAAGCAGTTATCGCTGGTGTAGAAATGTTACCTTACCGCTTTGAAATTAATCCCCAAGGTATTCGTTATTTAGGAAAAGCTCAGTTATTAAATAGCTCTCCTTCAATCTAA